One part of the Enterococcus sp. DIV1094 genome encodes these proteins:
- a CDS encoding TrkH family potassium uptake protein — MKQKFTKQLSPVQLIAVGFFLLILVGGSLLSLPFFSKSGEATNYIDALFTATSAVCVTGLTTLNTAAHWNEAGQFLIMILIEIGGLGFMMIPIIFFAVAKKKVSFSMRILLKEALNLEIMSGVMSLMLYILKFALVIQALGAFALSFTFVPSYGWAKGIWFSIFHAVSSFCNAGFDLLGNSLADDQPNVYLLMVVSALIIAGGLGFIVWRDLLSYHKVKKITLHSKIALIVTGVLLVGGFVVFFFTERNGIHLVEGTYLERLANTFFMSVTPRTAGYYSIDYLQMSHAGLMLTMILMYIGGTSGSTAGGLKTTTLGILVIQMHATFKGKTRAEAFGRTIRPAAVLRALTLFFITLSLCMLAIMVLSVTETIPETSGIEYIAFEVFSAFGTVGLTMGLTPDLTEIGKLIIMSLMYIGRVGILTVFFSLLVKGNRTEAKYKYPEESVLIG; from the coding sequence ATTAAACAGAAGTTCACAAAACAACTGTCACCAGTCCAATTGATCGCTGTTGGCTTTTTTCTTTTGATTTTGGTTGGTGGCAGCTTACTTTCTTTGCCTTTTTTCAGTAAGAGCGGTGAAGCGACCAATTACATCGACGCATTGTTTACCGCAACTTCAGCTGTTTGTGTCACTGGGTTGACCACTTTGAACACGGCGGCACATTGGAACGAAGCAGGGCAGTTTTTGATCATGATCTTGATTGAGATCGGTGGTTTAGGCTTTATGATGATCCCTATTATTTTCTTTGCAGTAGCTAAGAAAAAAGTCAGTTTTAGTATGCGGATCTTATTAAAAGAAGCTCTGAACCTTGAAATCATGTCTGGCGTGATGAGTTTGATGCTTTATATCTTGAAATTTGCGCTGGTGATCCAAGCGCTGGGTGCTTTTGCCTTGAGTTTCACGTTTGTACCGTCCTACGGCTGGGCGAAGGGGATTTGGTTCAGTATCTTTCATGCGGTGTCGAGTTTTTGTAATGCAGGTTTTGACTTATTAGGTAATAGCTTGGCTGATGATCAGCCAAACGTCTATTTACTAATGGTGGTTTCTGCGTTGATCATTGCTGGCGGGTTAGGCTTTATTGTCTGGCGTGATTTACTCAGCTATCATAAGGTGAAAAAAATCACCTTGCACTCAAAAATCGCATTGATCGTGACTGGCGTGTTATTAGTGGGCGGTTTTGTTGTCTTTTTCTTTACAGAACGAAATGGCATCCATCTAGTTGAAGGTACTTATCTGGAACGTTTAGCGAATACGTTCTTCATGAGTGTCACACCAAGAACAGCCGGTTACTATTCGATCGACTATTTACAAATGAGTCATGCAGGATTGATGCTGACGATGATCTTGATGTATATCGGTGGAACATCAGGTTCAACAGCGGGCGGACTAAAAACCACCACGTTAGGTATCTTAGTGATTCAAATGCACGCGACGTTTAAAGGAAAAACAAGAGCAGAAGCTTTTGGACGAACGATTCGTCCAGCAGCAGTGCTTCGGGCATTAACGTTATTCTTCATCACATTATCTTTATGTATGTTAGCGATAATGGTTTTGTCTGTGACGGAGACGATCCCAGAGACTTCAGGCATCGAATACATCGCTTTTGAAGTGTTCTCAGCATTTGGAACAGTCGGTTTGACGATGGGACTGACACCCGACCTGACAGAAATCGGAAAACTGATCATCATGT
- a CDS encoding V-type ATP synthase subunit D codes for MVRLNVNPTRMELTRLKKQLTTATRGHKLLKDKQDELMRQFILLIRKNNELRQTVEKEMTAAMSDFVLAKASLPEAFIDELFVLPAENVELSVIEKNIMSVKVPIMNFEYDEQLGEAPVEYGYLNSNAELDRSIDRFTSFLPKLLELTEIEKTCQLMAGEIEKTRRRVNALEYMTIPQLEETIYYIKMKLEENERAEVTRLIKVKNMGNDD; via the coding sequence ATGGTTCGATTAAATGTTAATCCGACACGGATGGAATTGACACGACTCAAAAAACAATTGACGACCGCGACGAGAGGGCACAAACTGTTAAAAGATAAGCAAGATGAATTGATGCGTCAATTCATCTTGCTGATTCGCAAAAACAATGAATTGCGCCAAACAGTAGAAAAAGAAATGACCGCAGCTATGAGCGATTTTGTCCTTGCGAAAGCTTCATTGCCTGAAGCATTCATTGATGAATTGTTTGTCTTGCCAGCAGAAAATGTCGAGTTATCTGTGATCGAAAAAAACATCATGAGCGTCAAAGTCCCAATCATGAATTTTGAATACGACGAACAGTTAGGCGAAGCACCTGTAGAATATGGCTATTTGAATTCAAATGCGGAATTAGATCGTTCGATCGATCGTTTCACCTCATTTCTTCCTAAGCTGCTTGAGTTGACGGAAATCGAGAAGACCTGTCAATTGATGGCTGGTGAAATCGAAAAAACACGTCGAAGAGTCAATGCATTAGAGTACATGACGATCCCGCAACTGGAAGAAACGATCTATTATATCAAAATGAAGTTAGAAGAAAATGAACGAGCGGAAGTGACTCGTTTGATCAAAGTAAAAAATATGGGGAACGATGATTAA
- a CDS encoding V-type ATP synthase subunit B, producing the protein MIKEYRTIGEVVGPLMAVEKVAGVKYEELIEVRMQNGEIRRGQVLEVQEDKAMVQIFEGTSGINLRDSSVRFLGHPLELGVSEDMIGRVFDGLGRPKDNGPEILPEKYLDINGEVINPVARDYPDEFIQTGISAIDHLNTLVRGQKLPVFSGSGLPHKELAAQIARQATVLDSSDDFAVVFAAIGITFEEAEFFMEDFRQTGAIDRSVMFMNLANDPAIERIATPRMALTAAEYLAYEKGMHVLVIMTDMTNYAEALREISAARREVPGRRGYPGYLYTNLATLYERAGRIRGLKGSVTQIPILTMPEDDKTHPIPDLTGYITEGQIILTRELYKSGIQPPIDVLPSLSRLKDKGTGEGKTRKDHAATMNQLFAAYAQGKQAKELAVVLGESALSDVDKIYAKFAERFEKEYVNQGFYTNRSITETLDLGWELLAMLPRTELKRIKDDLLDQYLPEGE; encoded by the coding sequence ATGATTAAAGAATATCGAACGATTGGCGAAGTAGTCGGTCCTTTGATGGCGGTAGAAAAAGTCGCTGGTGTAAAATATGAAGAATTGATCGAAGTACGTATGCAAAATGGCGAGATTCGTCGTGGACAAGTACTCGAAGTACAAGAAGACAAAGCGATGGTCCAGATCTTTGAAGGAACGAGTGGAATCAACCTCAGAGATTCATCCGTCCGCTTTTTAGGACATCCATTGGAATTAGGGGTTTCTGAAGATATGATCGGTCGTGTATTTGACGGGTTAGGTCGACCAAAAGACAATGGGCCAGAAATCTTGCCAGAAAAATACTTGGACATCAATGGCGAAGTAATCAATCCAGTGGCGCGTGATTACCCCGATGAGTTTATCCAAACGGGAATCTCGGCGATCGATCATTTGAACACGTTGGTCAGAGGACAAAAATTACCAGTGTTTTCTGGCTCTGGATTGCCACACAAAGAATTAGCAGCCCAAATAGCAAGACAAGCAACAGTGCTGGATTCTTCCGATGATTTTGCCGTTGTTTTTGCAGCAATCGGGATCACCTTTGAAGAGGCAGAATTCTTCATGGAAGATTTCCGCCAAACAGGGGCGATCGATCGCTCTGTGATGTTCATGAACTTAGCAAATGATCCAGCCATCGAACGGATCGCAACACCTCGCATGGCTTTGACTGCGGCTGAATATTTAGCCTATGAAAAAGGAATGCATGTCTTAGTCATCATGACGGATATGACCAACTACGCCGAAGCGTTGCGAGAAATCTCAGCGGCACGTCGGGAAGTACCAGGTCGACGTGGATATCCAGGGTATCTTTATACCAACTTGGCAACTTTATATGAACGTGCTGGGCGCATTCGTGGCTTAAAAGGTTCTGTGACACAGATCCCAATTTTGACCATGCCAGAAGATGATAAGACACATCCCATCCCTGACTTGACTGGCTATATCACTGAAGGACAGATCATTTTGACGAGGGAATTGTATAAGAGTGGGATCCAACCGCCAATCGATGTGTTGCCTTCCCTTTCTCGGTTAAAAGATAAAGGGACAGGTGAAGGAAAGACGAGAAAAGATCATGCAGCAACCATGAACCAATTGTTTGCGGCATATGCTCAAGGAAAACAAGCGAAGGAACTAGCTGTTGTTTTAGGTGAATCTGCGTTGTCAGATGTGGACAAGATCTATGCAAAATTTGCGGAACGTTTTGAAAAAGAATATGTCAATCAAGGTTTTTATACGAATCGCTCGATCACTGAGACGTTAGACCTTGGCTGGGAGCTTTTAGCGATGCTTCCACGAACAGAATTAAAACGGATCAAAGACGATTTGCTTGACCAGTACCTGCCAGAAGGAGAGTGA
- a CDS encoding V-type ATP synthase subunit A, translating into MQIGKIIKVSGPLVMAKNMSDASIQDMCLVGELGVIGEIIEMRGDVASIQVYEETSGIGPGEPVRSTGEALSVELAPGIISQMFDGIQRPLDTFMELTQSNFLSRGVQLPALDHEKKWWFEATAEIGQEVRTGDVIGVVDETKIIKHKIMVPHGVKGKITKIEAGSFTIDEVVCVIETEDGLRELTMLQKWPVRRSRPIKEKLNPDAPMITGQRVIDTFFPVTKGGAAAVPGPFGAGKTVVQHQIAKWADVDMVVYVGCGERGNEMTDVLNEFPELIDPNTGESLMERTVLIANTSNMPVAAREASIYTGITIAEYFRDMGYDVAIMADSTSRWAEALREMSGRLEEMPGDEGYPAYLGSRLAEYYERSGRVIALGSEEREGSITAISAVSPSGGDVSEPVTQNTLRVVKVFWGLDSSLAQKRHFPSINWIQSYSLYSSEVGRYMDQILQENWSEMVAEGMRILQQEEQLNEIVRLVGVDSLSDNDRLTLEVAKSIREDYLQQNAFDDVDTFTSREKQFKMLKLVLSFGEEARQAISLGAYLSEIMKGTVALRERIGRSKFVPETELAKLDEIQASIKPTIQAIVSEGGMTDD; encoded by the coding sequence TTGCAAATTGGAAAAATCATAAAAGTCTCCGGCCCTCTCGTGATGGCAAAAAATATGTCAGATGCCAGTATCCAAGATATGTGCTTAGTGGGAGAGTTAGGAGTAATCGGTGAGATCATCGAGATGCGTGGAGATGTCGCATCAATACAAGTATACGAAGAAACTTCAGGGATCGGCCCTGGCGAACCAGTACGTTCAACAGGGGAAGCTTTATCAGTTGAACTAGCACCGGGGATCATTTCACAAATGTTTGACGGGATTCAACGTCCTTTAGATACATTTATGGAGTTGACACAAAGCAACTTTTTAAGCCGTGGGGTGCAATTACCTGCATTAGACCACGAAAAAAAATGGTGGTTCGAAGCAACTGCTGAAATTGGACAAGAAGTTCGCACAGGAGATGTCATTGGTGTTGTGGATGAAACGAAGATCATCAAACACAAAATCATGGTACCTCATGGTGTCAAAGGAAAAATCACTAAAATCGAAGCAGGCTCATTTACGATTGATGAAGTAGTCTGCGTGATCGAGACGGAAGACGGCTTACGTGAATTGACGATGCTACAAAAATGGCCGGTCAGACGTAGTCGCCCTATCAAAGAAAAACTGAATCCAGACGCACCGATGATCACTGGACAACGGGTCATCGATACCTTTTTCCCAGTGACAAAAGGCGGAGCTGCCGCTGTTCCTGGTCCTTTTGGTGCCGGTAAAACAGTCGTTCAGCACCAAATCGCCAAATGGGCGGATGTGGACATGGTCGTGTATGTCGGTTGCGGCGAACGTGGCAACGAAATGACGGATGTATTGAATGAGTTTCCAGAATTGATCGATCCTAATACAGGGGAATCATTGATGGAACGTACCGTATTGATCGCCAACACGTCGAATATGCCGGTAGCAGCTCGTGAGGCGTCGATCTATACAGGGATCACGATTGCGGAATATTTCCGTGATATGGGGTATGATGTGGCGATCATGGCAGACTCAACGTCTCGCTGGGCAGAGGCGTTACGAGAGATGAGTGGACGTTTAGAAGAAATGCCTGGCGATGAAGGGTATCCTGCTTATTTAGGTTCTCGCTTAGCAGAATATTATGAACGTTCAGGACGTGTCATTGCTTTAGGTTCTGAAGAACGTGAAGGAAGCATTACAGCAATCAGTGCAGTTTCGCCATCTGGTGGAGATGTCTCAGAACCAGTGACACAGAATACGTTACGTGTGGTGAAAGTATTCTGGGGACTAGATTCTAGTTTAGCGCAAAAGCGTCATTTCCCATCGATCAACTGGATTCAAAGCTATTCTCTTTACTCATCAGAAGTCGGACGTTATATGGATCAGATCCTACAAGAGAATTGGTCAGAGATGGTAGCAGAAGGAATGCGTATCTTACAACAAGAAGAACAGCTGAATGAAATCGTCCGCCTTGTCGGTGTCGATTCACTTTCTGACAACGATCGTTTGACTCTTGAAGTAGCCAAATCCATTCGTGAAGATTATTTACAGCAAAATGCCTTTGATGATGTGGATACATTTACTTCCAGAGAAAAACAATTCAAAATGTTGAAATTAGTTCTTTCCTTTGGCGAAGAAGCACGTCAGGCGATCTCATTAGGTGCTTATTTGAGTGAGATCATGAAAGGAACTGTCGCATTGAGAGAACGGATCGGCCGTAGCAAATTCGTGCCGGAAACAGAATTAGCCAAATTAGATGAGATCCAAGCAAGTATCAAACCAACGATCCAAGCAATCGTTTCAGAAGGAGGAATGACCGATGATTAA
- a CDS encoding V-type ATP synthase subunit F translates to MTHKIGVVGDKDSVLPFKLFGFDVQYATEPQDVRSAIERMAKNSYGVIYVTEQAATLTPETIERYKESMTPAIVLIPSHQGTMGIGVAEIQKSVEKAVGQNIL, encoded by the coding sequence ATGACGCATAAAATCGGTGTCGTTGGCGACAAAGATTCTGTTTTACCATTTAAATTATTTGGATTTGATGTGCAATATGCGACAGAACCACAAGATGTGAGGAGCGCCATCGAACGAATGGCAAAAAACTCGTATGGTGTCATTTATGTGACCGAACAAGCGGCAACATTGACACCTGAAACGATTGAACGTTACAAAGAATCGATGACACCCGCAATCGTCCTTATCCCTAGCCATCAAGGAACAATGGGGATCGGTGTGGCAGAGATCCAAAAGAGTGTGGAAAAAGCAGTTGGACAAAATATCTTATAG
- a CDS encoding V-type ATPase subunit: MEYHELNPLIRGRELELLSKEDFERMIQAKSLEALGEILKTTIYHPYIYEGFERDFEANLLAESAKLFTWLKESAPEPEVVWVYTMRYTFHNLKVLTKAEMTGKNLDHLYRNDGFYSCETLKQAIHTQTSTELPPQLLDSIREVHEYCEESSVLQGIDVIYDRYFLTEQRRLGEKLGYPELLEEIIAFIDLTNITTMARGILQQRSSGFMTAVLSSSGSIPKEAFLTFVKSDLEAYLSFLQTTDYRELIEPAVREGELDFVQLEQIKDNYLSSLYQAAQTQAFGPLPLLAFLNAKEIESKNLRLLVIGKKNQFDNETIRERVRQVYDA, translated from the coding sequence ATGGAATATCATGAATTAAATCCCTTGATTCGTGGAAGAGAGTTAGAACTCTTATCAAAAGAAGACTTCGAACGCATGATTCAAGCAAAGTCATTGGAAGCACTAGGGGAGATTTTAAAAACAACGATTTACCATCCTTACATCTATGAAGGCTTTGAACGCGATTTTGAGGCAAATCTGTTAGCAGAATCAGCTAAATTATTTACTTGGTTGAAAGAATCAGCACCAGAACCCGAAGTCGTATGGGTCTATACGATGCGCTATACGTTCCATAATTTAAAAGTCTTGACCAAAGCGGAGATGACTGGCAAAAATTTGGATCATCTCTATCGTAATGATGGGTTTTATTCTTGCGAAACATTGAAGCAGGCGATCCATACACAAACTTCTACAGAATTGCCACCGCAGTTGTTGGACAGTATTCGTGAAGTCCATGAATATTGTGAAGAATCATCGGTACTACAAGGGATCGATGTCATCTATGACCGCTATTTCTTGACGGAACAACGCCGTCTTGGAGAGAAACTCGGCTATCCGGAATTGCTGGAAGAAATCATCGCATTTATCGATTTGACCAATATCACAACGATGGCACGAGGCATCTTACAGCAACGTTCGAGCGGGTTTATGACGGCAGTACTATCAAGTTCAGGAAGCATTCCGAAAGAAGCGTTTTTAACTTTTGTCAAAAGTGATCTCGAGGCGTACCTATCCTTTTTACAAACAACGGATTATCGTGAATTGATTGAGCCAGCTGTCCGTGAAGGTGAATTAGATTTTGTGCAACTTGAACAAATCAAAGACAACTACTTGTCCTCACTTTATCAAGCAGCACAGACGCAAGCTTTTGGTCCGTTGCCTTTACTTGCTTTCTTGAATGCAAAAGAAATCGAGAGCAAAAATCTTCGGCTATTAGTGATCGGCAAAAAAAATCAGTTCGATAATGAAACGATCAGAGAAAGGGTGAGACAAGTCTATGACGCATAA
- a CDS encoding V-type ATP synthase subunit E: MNAIDNIIQQMNETAEAERAAFEKAEREKIDQQVTSERARLEAEYEKSKARELEEIEKNYRQLRNRQQVEVRQATLNEKQEFLHRLFTEARQELENWSVEDQLSFMFEMVQTLSLSGDVSLFAGEKSAAILTNEVLETWNQILPFTLHLGERTIAKEAGFLIDDQGVQYNFIYSDLVQEVQEQMRFEIAKQLFE, from the coding sequence ATGAACGCCATTGATAACATCATTCAGCAAATGAATGAAACAGCAGAAGCAGAACGAGCGGCGTTTGAAAAAGCAGAGCGTGAAAAAATCGATCAGCAAGTAACAAGCGAACGTGCGCGTTTAGAAGCAGAATACGAAAAATCAAAAGCGAGAGAACTTGAAGAAATCGAAAAAAATTATCGTCAATTAAGAAATCGCCAACAGGTCGAAGTACGTCAAGCGACACTTAATGAAAAACAAGAGTTTTTACATCGCTTGTTTACTGAAGCTCGGCAAGAATTAGAAAACTGGTCAGTAGAAGACCAACTTTCTTTCATGTTCGAGATGGTGCAGACATTATCTTTGTCTGGCGATGTTTCCTTATTTGCTGGAGAAAAGTCTGCTGCCATTCTAACAAATGAAGTGTTGGAAACGTGGAATCAAATCTTGCCCTTCACCTTGCACTTGGGTGAACGAACGATTGCAAAAGAAGCGGGATTTTTGATCGATGATCAAGGTGTCCAATACAATTTTATCTACAGTGATCTGGTTCAAGAAGTGCAAGAACAAATGCGCTTTGAGATTGCGAAACAACTATTCGAGTAA
- a CDS encoding V-type ATP synthase subunit K gives MMDYLIAQNGGMVFAVLAMATATIFSGIGSAKGVGMTGEAAAALTTSQPEKFGQALILQLLPGTQGLYGFVIAFLIFINLNGDMSVVQGLNFLGASLPIAFTGLFSGIAQGKVAAAGIQILAKKPEHATKGIIYAAMVETYAILGFVISFLLVLNA, from the coding sequence ATGATGGATTACTTAATTGCTCAAAATGGTGGAATGGTATTTGCGGTATTAGCAATGGCAACAGCAACGATTTTTTCTGGTATCGGTTCAGCTAAAGGTGTAGGGATGACTGGTGAGGCTGCTGCAGCATTGACGACGAGTCAACCGGAAAAATTCGGTCAAGCGTTGATTTTACAATTACTACCTGGTACGCAAGGTCTTTATGGATTCGTTATCGCCTTCTTGATCTTCATCAATCTAAACGGAGATATGTCCGTTGTCCAAGGATTGAATTTCTTAGGCGCTTCACTACCGATCGCCTTTACTGGTTTGTTTTCTGGTATCGCCCAAGGGAAAGTGGCTGCTGCGGGTATCCAAATCTTAGCGAAGAAACCAGAACATGCAACAAAAGGGATCATCTATGCTGCGATGGTTGAAACATACGCAATCTTAGGATTCGTTATTTCTTTCTTATTAGTGTTGAATGCTTAA
- a CDS encoding V-type ATP synthase subunit I, producing the protein MAVTKMEKVTLISDKRNQEALLKTIQGIQNVEIRDLFQEKTNNEWVDTYFPKATIFEKEPVLNALSSRIMQTREAVQFIDHHGDKQQKKQHLKRRELSLEELEADYSEEDFTKRLTEVLDLKKQWETLSEKREQLSEQEEWLTHWSNLDFTPQNFSSRQTTVVMGTISVANATEFREELAKVPEVYVEEISETDHFVYLTYVVLKTVAVAVEEIATRYGFVKETYPYERSPKEQLQQVKQELQACDEAQKKLAIKIGRCSSYIQELEWAEEILLAMVEREAVKDRFVMAPYLIVVQGWVGEEEKQELIQLVEATLSADEVYLSFEEPTEEEIDQEVPTKLKNHPIVAPFELLTEMYSLPKYHEIDPTPWMTPFYLVFFGMMVADIGYGLLMLLGAIIAQKLLVLPRGMQRFVKFFEILAIPSIIWGFIYSSFFGQALPTEIAGIHLPFPLLSTTEDVNTILILSVIFGFIQILVGLFLAAKEHIKRKDYLDAVNDGFAWQGILVGLVLVLIGSMLVKNTAFVYLGAGLAIFSALCILFIPIFQSSSKVKGAAKGAYNLYGLTGYIGDLVSYTRLMALGISGGSIGAAFNMLVAFMPPAARFSVGILLIIALHALNMFLTLLSAYVHGARLQYVEFFGKFYTGGGRAFDPLKTAEKYVNINHKKK; encoded by the coding sequence ATGGCCGTCACTAAGATGGAAAAAGTCACTCTTATTTCCGATAAACGTAACCAAGAGGCATTGCTGAAAACGATCCAAGGGATCCAAAACGTCGAGATCCGCGATCTTTTTCAAGAAAAGACAAATAATGAATGGGTCGATACTTATTTTCCTAAGGCCACGATTTTTGAAAAAGAACCGGTCCTCAATGCACTCTCTAGCCGTATCATGCAAACCAGAGAAGCTGTTCAATTCATTGATCACCATGGAGACAAGCAACAAAAAAAGCAACATCTCAAACGAAGAGAATTGTCTTTGGAAGAGCTAGAAGCGGATTATTCGGAAGAAGATTTTACGAAGAGATTAACTGAAGTACTGGATTTGAAAAAACAATGGGAAACACTGTCAGAAAAACGAGAACAACTGTCAGAGCAAGAAGAATGGTTGACGCACTGGTCAAACTTAGACTTCACACCTCAAAATTTTAGTAGTCGGCAAACAACCGTCGTGATGGGAACGATCAGCGTTGCGAATGCAACAGAGTTTAGAGAAGAATTAGCAAAAGTCCCAGAAGTCTATGTGGAAGAAATCAGCGAAACCGATCATTTCGTCTACTTGACGTATGTTGTACTAAAAACAGTAGCAGTTGCTGTGGAAGAGATCGCTACTCGTTATGGCTTTGTGAAAGAAACTTATCCTTATGAACGCTCGCCTAAAGAACAATTACAGCAAGTCAAACAAGAGTTGCAAGCGTGCGATGAAGCACAAAAAAAATTAGCGATCAAAATCGGTCGTTGCAGTAGCTACATCCAAGAGTTGGAATGGGCGGAGGAGATTTTACTAGCAATGGTAGAACGCGAAGCGGTGAAAGATCGATTTGTCATGGCGCCTTACTTGATCGTCGTCCAAGGCTGGGTCGGAGAAGAAGAAAAACAAGAACTGATCCAATTGGTAGAAGCGACATTATCAGCGGATGAAGTCTATCTTAGCTTTGAAGAGCCGACAGAAGAAGAGATCGATCAAGAAGTCCCAACGAAATTAAAAAATCATCCAATCGTGGCACCATTTGAGCTGCTGACGGAAATGTACAGTTTGCCCAAATACCATGAAATCGATCCTACCCCATGGATGACGCCTTTTTACCTCGTCTTTTTTGGGATGATGGTGGCTGACATCGGTTATGGACTACTTATGTTATTGGGTGCGATCATTGCTCAAAAATTACTGGTATTGCCACGAGGCATGCAACGGTTTGTTAAGTTTTTCGAGATCCTAGCGATTCCGTCGATCATTTGGGGATTTATTTACAGTTCGTTTTTCGGACAAGCACTACCAACCGAAATCGCTGGCATTCATTTGCCATTTCCACTGCTGTCGACGACTGAAGATGTGAATACGATCTTGATCTTATCTGTCATCTTTGGATTTATTCAAATCCTAGTCGGGTTGTTTCTGGCAGCAAAAGAACATATCAAGCGCAAAGATTATCTAGATGCGGTCAATGACGGGTTCGCATGGCAAGGAATCTTAGTCGGGCTTGTTCTAGTACTGATCGGCAGTATGCTTGTCAAAAATACCGCATTTGTGTATCTAGGTGCAGGACTGGCGATTTTTTCAGCGCTGTGTATTTTGTTTATTCCGATTTTTCAATCTTCTTCAAAAGTCAAAGGCGCCGCAAAAGGTGCGTACAATTTGTATGGGTTGACTGGTTATATCGGTGATCTAGTGAGTTATACACGTTTGATGGCACTCGGGATCTCTGGAGGGAGCATCGGCGCAGCTTTCAACATGTTGGTTGCTTTTATGCCGCCAGCAGCTCGTTTCAGTGTAGGGATCTTATTGATCATTGCCTTACATGCGTTGAATATGTTCTTAACCTTGCTGAGTGCTTACGTGCATGGGGCAAGATTGCAGTATGTCGAATTTTTCGGCAAGTTTTATACCGGAGGCGGACGAGCCTTCGATCCACTGAAAACAGCGGAAAAATATGTCAATATCAATCATAAGAAAAAATAG